A genome region from Nitrospirota bacterium includes the following:
- the leuD gene encoding 3-isopropylmalate dehydratase small subunit, protein MKFKGNAWKFGADVDTDAIIPARYLSTSDPQELAKHCMEDSTNPDFMQKMKPGDIMIADKNFGCGSSREHAPIAIKAAGISCVVAKSFARIFYRNCFNMGLPIFESSEAVDGIKEGDQIEVDADAGVIRNLSSSKTFKVAPVPAFMQELIAAGGLMAYTRKKAGLR, encoded by the coding sequence ATGAAATTCAAAGGCAATGCATGGAAATTCGGGGCCGATGTGGACACGGATGCGATCATCCCGGCCCGCTATCTGAGCACATCCGATCCCCAGGAACTGGCCAAGCACTGCATGGAGGACTCGACGAACCCGGACTTCATGCAGAAGATGAAGCCCGGCGACATCATGATCGCGGACAAGAACTTCGGCTGCGGCTCGTCCCGCGAGCACGCTCCCATCGCAATCAAAGCGGCAGGCATCTCCTGCGTCGTTGCCAAGAGCTTCGCGCGGATATTCTACCGGAACTGCTTCAACATGGGACTGCCGATCTTCGAGAGCTCGGAGGCTGTCGACGGGATCAAGGAAGGCGACCAGATCGAAGTGGACGCCGACGCCGGCGTGATCCGGAACCTGTCGTCGAGCAAGACCTTCAAGGTTGCTCCGGTGCCGGCCTTCATGCAGGAACTGATCGCGGCCGGCGGGCTCATGGCATACACCAGGAAGAAGGCGGGCCTGCGTTGA
- a CDS encoding 3-isopropylmalate dehydrogenase codes for MSKTYKIATIPGDGTGPEVVKEAMKVLKAAAAKGGFKLEFTEFDFGGLRYLKTGETLPDSAIGEFRKFDAMFLGAIGHPEVKPGILETGILLKIRFALDQYINLRPVKLYPNVETPLKDKGPEHIDFVVIRENTGGIYTGHGGATRVGTTEEIATQLMVYDRRTVDRCLKYAFELKRKRNALNAKYAAKPITLIHKRNVLTHCGDLWYRAFEEMGGKQYPELKRDYNHVDAANMWFVKNPEWFDVAVTENLFGDIITDLGAMIQGGLGVASGGNINPEGVSMFEPMGGSAPKYAGQNVINPMAAIGAAMMMLDSLGEPKSSQAIESAMIATMKKMKSQAAGKMGMSTTEVGDMVAGML; via the coding sequence ATGTCCAAGACCTACAAGATCGCAACGATCCCCGGTGACGGGACCGGGCCCGAGGTGGTGAAAGAAGCCATGAAGGTCCTGAAGGCCGCTGCCGCAAAGGGCGGGTTCAAGCTCGAGTTCACCGAATTCGATTTCGGCGGTTTGCGGTATCTCAAGACCGGCGAGACGCTGCCGGACAGCGCAATCGGCGAATTCAGGAAGTTCGATGCCATGTTCCTCGGCGCGATAGGCCATCCGGAGGTGAAGCCGGGCATCCTCGAGACCGGCATTCTGCTCAAGATACGCTTTGCCCTTGACCAGTACATCAATCTTCGTCCGGTGAAGCTCTATCCCAATGTCGAGACGCCGCTCAAGGACAAGGGGCCCGAACACATCGATTTCGTGGTCATCCGCGAGAACACCGGCGGCATCTACACGGGCCATGGGGGCGCCACCCGCGTGGGCACGACCGAGGAGATCGCGACGCAGCTCATGGTGTATGACCGCCGCACCGTGGACCGGTGCCTCAAGTATGCCTTCGAGCTCAAGAGGAAGCGGAATGCACTGAACGCGAAATACGCCGCAAAACCGATCACCCTGATCCACAAGCGCAATGTGCTGACCCATTGCGGGGACCTGTGGTACCGTGCGTTCGAAGAGATGGGCGGGAAGCAATATCCGGAGCTCAAGCGCGACTACAACCACGTTGATGCCGCGAACATGTGGTTCGTGAAGAATCCCGAGTGGTTCGATGTGGCGGTCACGGAAAATCTCTTCGGCGATATCATCACCGACCTCGGTGCCATGATCCAGGGCGGACTGGGCGTGGCGTCGGGCGGGAACATCAATCCCGAAGGCGTGTCCATGTTCGAGCCCATGGGCGGCAGTGCACCGAAGTATGCGGGCCAGAACGTGATCAATCCCATGGCGGCGATCGGTGCGGCCATGATGATGCTCGATTCGCTGGGAGAACCAAAATCCTCCCAGG